One Bacillota bacterium genomic window carries:
- a CDS encoding benzylsuccinate synthase gamma subunit family protein — protein sequence MSTSCSSCAQFVEGQGPQPGLCVKEQTDIKGGRFWTTRPTGEKKVECRDFVARSSEPGLTPGSRT from the coding sequence TTGTCCACCAGCTGCAGCTCATGCGCGCAATTCGTCGAGGGCCAGGGGCCCCAGCCGGGTTTATGCGTCAAGGAGCAGACTGACATCAAGGGTGGGCGGTTCTGGACCACCCGGCCGACCGGGGAGAAGAAGGTCGAGTGCCGAGACTTCGTGGCCCGGTCGTCCGAACCAGGCCTGACTCCCGGTTCCAGGACCTGA